From a single Planctellipticum variicoloris genomic region:
- the rplL gene encoding 50S ribosomal protein L7/L12: MTEVATFDASTTDLGDKIANLTLLQAKALADYLKQQHGIEPAAGGAVMMAAAPGAGAPAAAEEKTEFDVVLAAIGDNKIGVIKVVRAATSLGLKEAKDLVEAAPKAVKSGVSKEDADKLKAELEAAGAKVEIK; this comes from the coding sequence ATGACTGAAGTGGCGACTTTCGACGCCTCGACGACGGATCTGGGCGACAAGATTGCTAACCTGACGCTGCTTCAGGCCAAGGCCCTGGCCGACTACCTGAAGCAGCAGCACGGGATCGAGCCGGCTGCCGGCGGGGCCGTGATGATGGCGGCTGCTCCCGGCGCTGGTGCGCCGGCCGCCGCCGAGGAAAAGACCGAGTTCGACGTGGTTCTTGCCGCGATCGGCGACAACAAGATCGGCGTGATCAAGGTAGTTCGCGCGGCGACGAGCCTGGGTCTGAAGGAAGCCAAGGACCTGGTGGAAGCCGCTCCGAAGGCCGTGAAGTCGGGCGTTTCGAAGGAAGACGCCGACAAGCTGAAGGCCGAACTGGAAGCCGCCGGCGCCAAGGTCGAGATCAAGTAG
- the rplJ gene encoding 50S ribosomal protein L10, with the protein MSKVVKNLMISEIRERVGEYREVLVLDASKVNAVTANKLRLTLRKKGIRLLGVKNAVARKALSDLGLTGLGAVLTGPSTIAFGGEDIVALSRELSEQATQIKELEIRGGAIGATSLTAKNVEDLSKSKGRAELLSDLVAQILSPGANLAAALLGPGGRVAGAIKAMADKDGGDAPAA; encoded by the coding sequence ATGAGCAAGGTCGTTAAGAATCTCATGATCTCGGAAATCCGTGAACGGGTTGGCGAGTATCGTGAAGTGCTGGTGCTGGACGCTTCCAAGGTGAATGCCGTCACGGCCAACAAACTCCGGCTGACGTTGCGCAAGAAGGGCATCCGGCTGCTCGGCGTGAAGAACGCGGTCGCTCGCAAGGCGCTCAGCGATCTCGGTCTGACCGGGCTGGGCGCCGTGCTCACCGGCCCGTCGACGATTGCGTTCGGTGGAGAAGATATCGTTGCTTTGTCTCGGGAACTGTCCGAGCAGGCGACGCAGATTAAAGAGCTGGAGATCAGGGGCGGCGCGATCGGCGCGACGTCGTTGACGGCTAAGAATGTTGAGGATCTGTCGAAGAGCAAGGGCCGCGCAGAGCTGCTGTCCGACCTCGTCGCACAGATACTCTCACCAGGCGCCAACCTGGCTGCGGCCCTGCTGGGGCCGGGAGGTCGCGTCGCCGGCGCGATCAAGGCGATGGCGGACAAAGACGGCGGGGATGCTCCCGCCGCGTAA
- the rplA gene encoding 50S ribosomal protein L1 produces the protein MAHLSKRMRHLQSQVQSLGTVDLPSAVKTLKQLEGTLPAAIRKCRFDQTVTISIRLGVDPRQADQIVRGSIVLPHGIGKSKRVLVFCQGDNVAIATAAGAEFVGGKELADKIKTGWTDFDVAIATPDMMGVVGPLGRVLGPRGLMPSPRAGTVTQDVAAAVKEYRAGKVEFRVDDGGNVHCVVGKLSFDETPLVENVEAFLKYIRALKPATSKGQYIRNVSVQATMSPGVTVAAV, from the coding sequence ATGGCGCATCTTTCCAAGCGCATGCGACATTTGCAGTCTCAGGTCCAGAGCTTGGGCACGGTGGATCTTCCCTCTGCGGTGAAGACGTTGAAACAGCTCGAAGGGACGCTCCCCGCAGCGATCCGAAAGTGCCGGTTCGATCAGACCGTGACGATTTCGATCCGGCTTGGGGTGGATCCTCGGCAGGCGGATCAGATCGTCCGCGGCTCGATCGTGCTGCCGCACGGGATCGGCAAGTCGAAGCGCGTCCTGGTGTTTTGTCAGGGCGATAACGTCGCGATCGCGACGGCGGCAGGCGCCGAGTTCGTCGGTGGCAAAGAACTGGCGGATAAGATCAAAACCGGCTGGACCGACTTCGACGTTGCAATTGCGACGCCGGACATGATGGGTGTTGTCGGTCCGCTCGGCCGCGTGCTGGGGCCTCGCGGCCTGATGCCGTCGCCGCGAGCGGGCACGGTGACGCAGGATGTGGCGGCCGCCGTGAAAGAGTATCGGGCCGGCAAGGTGGAGTTCCGCGTCGACGACGGCGGCAATGTCCACTGCGTCGTCGGCAAGCTGTCGTTCGATGAGACGCCGCTGGTGGAGAATGTCGAGGCTTTCCTGAAGTACATTCGGGCGCTGAAGCCGGCGACCTCGAAGGGACAGTACATTCGGAACGTCAGCGTCCAGGCGACTATGTCTCCCGGCGTGACGGTCGCGGCCGTTTAA
- the rplK gene encoding 50S ribosomal protein L11: protein MAKKSAKVKAQVKVQIPGGKATPAPPVGTALGPHGVNLGQFVTQFNEKTRDLNGMIVPVVITIYDDRSFTFILKSPPASVLLKQAAKIAKGAVNPKAEKVGTVTQAQLLEIARTKFEDMNSSSLEQAAKVIAGTARSMGLEVVD from the coding sequence ATGGCGAAGAAATCCGCGAAAGTTAAGGCGCAGGTCAAGGTCCAGATCCCGGGTGGCAAGGCGACGCCTGCTCCTCCCGTCGGTACGGCTCTCGGTCCGCACGGCGTGAACCTGGGTCAGTTTGTGACCCAGTTTAACGAGAAGACTCGCGATCTGAACGGCATGATCGTTCCGGTCGTGATCACGATCTACGACGATCGGTCGTTCACCTTTATTCTGAAAAGCCCGCCGGCGTCGGTGCTGTTGAAACAGGCCGCCAAGATTGCCAAGGGCGCGGTGAATCCGAAGGCGGAGAAGGTGGGGACAGTCACTCAGGCCCAGTTGCTTGAGATCGCCAGGACGAAGTTCGAAGACATGAATTCTTCGAGCCTCGAACAGGCGGCGAAAGTGATCGCCGGAACGGCGCGCAGCATGGGGCTGGAAGTGGTGGACTAG
- the nusG gene encoding transcription termination/antitermination protein NusG, with protein sequence MSQEQNAVGGADADSQGMLWYVLKVQSNRERSIRDSLVRRLRQEGLDEFFGEIVIPTEKVVETKGGKKRVVEHKLYPGYLMVHMVLNDDTWYLVRTTGGVGDFTGAAGKPIPMREDEIQRMLGVEQSRKEEPAKVKVDFETGDMVKIKDGPFDTFQGTIHAIDEANGKITVLIEIFGRSTPVDLEYWQVERS encoded by the coding sequence ATGAGCCAGGAGCAAAATGCTGTGGGCGGTGCCGACGCCGACAGCCAGGGAATGCTCTGGTACGTGCTGAAGGTTCAGAGCAACCGCGAGCGGTCGATTCGTGACTCGCTGGTTCGCCGGCTGCGGCAGGAAGGGCTGGACGAGTTCTTTGGCGAGATCGTGATCCCGACTGAAAAGGTTGTGGAGACCAAGGGGGGAAAGAAGCGAGTCGTTGAGCACAAGTTGTACCCGGGCTACCTGATGGTGCACATGGTTCTCAATGACGACACCTGGTACTTGGTGCGCACGACCGGGGGGGTTGGGGATTTTACGGGAGCGGCCGGCAAGCCGATCCCGATGCGGGAAGATGAAATCCAGCGAATGCTCGGTGTCGAGCAGAGTCGCAAAGAAGAACCGGCCAAGGTCAAGGTGGACTTTGAGACCGGCGATATGGTGAAGATTAAAGACGGTCCCTTTGATACGTTTCAGGGGACGATTCACGCGATCGACGAGGCCAACGGCAAGATTACGGTGCTGATCGAGATCTTCGGGCGTTCGACGCCGGTGGATCTCGAATACTGGCAGGTCGAACGCTCCTGA
- the secE gene encoding preprotein translocase subunit SecE, giving the protein MAKALRESTYLNSLFSAGLFKKNQGRIARLWTWIVVTAAVVWGAWTLQARLLVEYGDLIRIGVPTLVVLAGAWAAFRLVHFPRFADFLIDVEGEMGKVSWPGWGELWRATVVVLVTMFLFSVVLFGYDMLWQYFLRWCSILQA; this is encoded by the coding sequence ATGGCCAAGGCGCTTCGAGAATCGACCTATCTGAACTCTCTGTTCTCCGCAGGGCTGTTCAAGAAGAATCAGGGGCGGATCGCCCGGCTCTGGACGTGGATTGTCGTAACCGCCGCTGTCGTCTGGGGCGCATGGACGCTGCAGGCGCGACTGCTGGTCGAGTACGGCGATCTGATTCGGATTGGCGTCCCGACGCTTGTGGTCCTCGCCGGGGCCTGGGCTGCGTTTCGTCTCGTCCACTTTCCCCGGTTCGCGGATTTTCTGATCGATGTCGAAGGCGAGATGGGGAAGGTGTCGTGGCCGGGCTGGGGCGAACTCTGGCGCGCGACGGTCGTCGTGCTGGTGACGATGTTCCTCTTCAGCGTGGTGCTGTTCGGTTACGACATGCTCTGGCAGTATTTCCTGCGCTGGTGCTCCATTCTGCAGGCGTAA
- the rpmG gene encoding 50S ribosomal protein L33: MAREFVWLECTETGLRNYRVNKETRGTERLELKKYCSKLRKHTTHKESRKK; encoded by the coding sequence ATGGCTCGCGAATTTGTGTGGCTGGAATGTACGGAAACCGGCCTCCGGAACTATCGCGTCAACAAAGAGACGCGCGGCACCGAGCGGCTGGAGCTCAAGAAGTACTGCAGCAAGCTTCGCAAGCACACCACCCATAAAGAATCCCGCAAGAAGTAG
- the tuf gene encoding elongation factor Tu: protein MAKELFQRTKPHVNVGTIGHIDHGKTTTTAAILAVQTAKGLAKFKSYSDIAKGGTVRDETKTVTIAVSHVEYETASRHYAHIDCPGHADYIKNMITGAAQMDGAILVVSAADGPMPQTREHILLARQVNVPALVVFLNKCDLVDDEELLELVEMEIRELLSKNDFPGDDIPIVRGNAKGALDNPADPKYSQCISNLMDALDANIPEPTRDVDKPMLMAIEDVFSIEGRGTVVTGRIEQGVLKVGDKCQLIGLRDTQETTCTGVEMFQKTLDQGQAGDNVGVLLRGIKKEDVQRGQVLAKPGSVTPHTKFECNVYVLSKEEGGRHTPFFNGYKPQFYFRTTDVTGDSKLLDGAEMCMPGDNVRLEVQLGKPIAMQENIRFAIREGGKTVGSGVVTKILD from the coding sequence ATGGCGAAGGAATTATTCCAGCGGACCAAGCCGCACGTCAACGTCGGCACCATCGGTCACATCGATCACGGCAAGACGACCACGACCGCCGCAATTCTGGCGGTTCAGACCGCCAAGGGGCTTGCGAAGTTCAAGTCGTATTCGGATATCGCCAAGGGTGGTACCGTCCGTGACGAAACCAAGACCGTCACCATCGCGGTGAGCCACGTCGAATACGAAACGGCCTCTCGCCACTACGCCCACATCGACTGTCCAGGCCACGCCGACTACATCAAGAACATGATCACCGGCGCCGCACAGATGGACGGCGCCATTCTGGTCGTGTCGGCCGCCGACGGTCCGATGCCGCAGACCCGCGAACACATTCTGCTGGCCCGCCAGGTGAACGTCCCCGCGCTGGTCGTGTTCCTTAACAAGTGCGATCTCGTCGACGACGAAGAGCTCCTGGAGCTCGTCGAGATGGAGATCCGCGAGCTGTTGTCGAAGAACGACTTCCCCGGCGATGATATTCCCATCGTGCGCGGCAACGCCAAGGGCGCGCTCGACAATCCGGCCGACCCCAAGTACAGCCAGTGCATTTCGAACCTGATGGACGCCCTCGACGCGAACATCCCCGAGCCGACCCGCGACGTCGACAAGCCGATGCTGATGGCGATCGAAGACGTCTTCTCGATCGAAGGCCGCGGCACTGTCGTGACCGGTCGTATCGAGCAGGGCGTGCTGAAGGTTGGCGACAAGTGCCAACTGATCGGCCTCCGCGATACGCAGGAAACGACCTGCACCGGCGTCGAAATGTTCCAGAAGACGCTGGATCAGGGGCAGGCGGGCGACAACGTCGGCGTGCTGCTCCGCGGCATCAAGAAGGAAGACGTGCAGCGCGGCCAGGTTCTGGCCAAGCCGGGTTCGGTGACGCCGCACACCAAGTTCGAGTGCAATGTTTACGTGCTGAGCAAGGAAGAAGGCGGCCGTCACACGCCGTTCTTCAACGGCTACAAGCCGCAGTTCTACTTCCGCACGACGGACGTGACCGGCGATTCCAAGCTGCTCGACGGCGCCGAAATGTGTATGCCGGGCGATAATGTTCGCCTGGAAGTTCAGCTCGGCAAGCCGATCGCCATGCAGGAAAACATCCGCTTCGCCATCCGCGAAGGCGGCAAGACGGTGGGCTCGGGCGTCGTCACGAAGATTCTTGACTAG
- a CDS encoding sigma-70 family RNA polymerase sigma factor yields the protein MVQYLNPVMKQLRDQQIRYAPRDVQAAQVDRAERLLWEIERSHSYPYGEICERITSYRAELYPDLAISGEEALHDLRRFVEDLSENIELEAASVTDDEVWTVEDVSRRYQVSGKTVLRWRERGLPARRFRFGGRKKVGFLRSTVERFVQRNPTVVERGASFSQLTDAERENLIRRARRLSRAGAGQTEVARRLGRRFGRSPETVRYTLKNHDQEHPEVAVFPNSTSPLSDEQKVQLVAEFRRGLDVGVLSEKYRRTRTSIYRVVAEVRAQQILELPIDFMDAEEFHAADADANILTSSPPPTDRKSGVVKPPPGLPPYLASLYAIPLLTREEEAYYFRRMNYLKFKAAELRKTLDPQRPKTRDMDQIEQWLNLAGEVKNFLIRSNLRLVVSIAKRHVKPNTNFFEMVSDGNMSLIRAIEKFDFTKGFKFSTYASWAIIKNYARSIPAEHTRLDRFRTGNDEVFQNSSDPHAGEPNSEVVNHRQHEAIMVILNRLEPREKEIIVHRYGLSVGAAPQTLEQVGHRFGVTKERIRQLEARALRKLRKIAEAESLEIPGI from the coding sequence GTGGTGCAGTACCTCAATCCGGTGATGAAGCAGCTCCGGGATCAGCAGATCCGTTACGCACCACGCGATGTGCAGGCTGCCCAGGTGGACCGCGCCGAGCGGCTGCTCTGGGAAATCGAACGATCACACTCCTACCCGTATGGCGAAATCTGCGAACGGATTACGTCCTATCGCGCGGAGCTGTATCCCGATCTGGCGATTTCGGGAGAAGAAGCGCTGCATGACCTGCGACGCTTTGTGGAAGACCTTTCGGAAAACATCGAACTTGAGGCCGCGTCCGTAACCGATGATGAAGTCTGGACCGTCGAAGACGTGAGTCGTCGATATCAAGTGTCCGGAAAGACGGTCCTGCGGTGGCGCGAAAGAGGGTTGCCGGCGCGGCGATTCCGGTTTGGCGGCAGGAAAAAGGTAGGCTTTCTCCGTTCTACGGTTGAGCGATTTGTTCAGCGGAATCCGACTGTCGTCGAACGGGGAGCCAGTTTCAGTCAATTGACCGATGCAGAACGCGAGAATCTGATTCGCCGGGCGCGACGGCTGTCGCGGGCTGGCGCCGGGCAGACGGAAGTTGCCCGGCGGTTGGGGAGACGCTTCGGACGGTCTCCCGAGACGGTGCGTTATACATTGAAGAATCACGACCAGGAACATCCGGAGGTTGCCGTGTTTCCCAACTCCACCTCACCATTGTCTGACGAGCAGAAAGTTCAGCTCGTGGCGGAATTTCGTCGCGGGCTGGACGTGGGCGTCCTTTCGGAAAAATACCGTCGGACCCGCACAAGCATCTATCGCGTCGTCGCGGAAGTCCGGGCTCAGCAGATCCTGGAACTGCCGATCGACTTCATGGACGCCGAGGAATTTCATGCGGCCGACGCCGACGCGAACATTCTGACGTCGTCGCCTCCGCCGACTGACCGCAAATCAGGAGTCGTCAAGCCGCCGCCGGGGCTGCCGCCGTATCTGGCAAGCCTGTATGCCATCCCGCTGCTGACTCGCGAGGAGGAAGCGTACTACTTCCGGCGGATGAACTACTTGAAGTTCAAGGCCGCGGAATTGCGAAAGACGCTGGATCCGCAGCGCCCGAAGACTCGCGACATGGATCAGATCGAGCAGTGGCTGAACCTGGCGGGCGAGGTGAAGAACTTCCTGATCCGCAGCAACCTGCGGCTGGTCGTGTCGATCGCCAAGCGACACGTGAAGCCGAACACCAATTTCTTCGAGATGGTCAGCGACGGCAACATGTCGCTGATTCGTGCGATCGAGAAGTTCGACTTCACGAAAGGATTCAAGTTTTCGACCTATGCGAGCTGGGCGATCATCAAGAACTACGCCCGTTCGATTCCGGCCGAGCACACCCGCCTGGACCGATTCCGGACCGGAAACGACGAAGTCTTCCAGAATTCGTCCGATCCGCATGCGGGCGAGCCGAATTCCGAAGTGGTCAACCATCGTCAACATGAAGCGATCATGGTCATCCTCAATCGGCTCGAGCCGCGTGAGAAGGAAATCATCGTGCACCGTTACGGCTTGAGCGTGGGGGCGGCTCCGCAGACGCTGGAGCAGGTCGGCCACCGCTTTGGCGTAACCAAGGAACGCATCCGCCAGCTCGAGGCGCGGGCCTTGCGAAAGCTGCGCAAGATCGCAGAGGCCGAGAGCCTCGAAATTCCGGGCATCTGA